The stretch of DNA ATATCGCTGtcctcgctgtcctcgtcctcgtcactctcctccgcctcggcatAGTTGACGCGgcccgcgcgccgcccgctgaacgtcgtggtcgtggtGCGACTCAAGCGCCCGGGCACCGGACTGTCCACGCGCGGTGTGGATGCGCCCGAGCTGCGTGCGACGGCAAACTCGGCATCCAGCTGGGCCAAGTAagcctcgcgctcgcgcggccCTCCCGTCACGCGATCAGGCTGCACGAGCGATGTCGCACCCGTCCGCAGGCGCGAGGGATAGGTCGAGTACTTGGCCAGCTTAGTTGATATTGTTGGGTCTGTCGTCTCCTGGCCTGGGGGGGGAAGAAAGAAACCTAGCTTGCCTGGTGGGTATCCCGGCGTGCGATACGCCTGTGGCTGGCGATACTGCACCTGTGCGGGCGCGTGCATTTGTGCCTGCATCTGGGCTTGCATTTGAGGCGGCATCGGTCCGCGCATCGGGGCCTGGAAGTGTTGTGCTGAAGTTAGCGACATGAGCACGATGTGGAAGTGGGCGATCTAATATCCGGATACCGCGTGGGAAGGAAAAGcgggggatgagggatgcGGAGGAATGCACTCACGCTTGTATTGTTGTTGAGGCGGCATGtacgcgccgcgcgccggctGCCGCTGAGGGTACGCCATGGCGCCGGCGTGTGGTTGGGTGATTGGGGACGGAGGGGTAGGGGTAGGGGAGTGagctctcgtcgtcactTGTGTCGCTTTTAAGAGTTTggtcgaggatgtggaTGGGTGTTTATGGATGTGGATGGATGTTTGTGTAGAGCTGTTCGAGTCTTAGGACGTGATCGTCAACTGAATAGTGTTGCGAACCAAACCAAAGAGAGTCACCCCAATCTCACATGGGAGGGACAAATAAGTAAGACTTGTCCTACCTGAGCTGATCTGCCCCACTCTAATCGCTCAGTTGAATTTAcactgccccactctgAGGCCAACTACAGATTGTCAACTATAGTTCGTTCGCATCCACGACGCACCACCCACATGTCAGACTAATGCGCATGCATCCCTATCCCCTAAATAAACTACAACAGGGGCTCGATGTTGATCTCGAGCGTGGACGCGGGACGCGTGAGGTCAAAGTTGGCGAGGACCTCGGGGTGGAGGATGCCAAgctggccgagcttgaTGTCCTGGCCAGGAAGCgccgccttgagcgcgcTGGCAGCCGTCTCAAGTGGGCCGCCCTTCTTCTGAGACTTCTGCCTGGGGCGGAGGAAAACGTGTGCCGCACGGCCCGGGAGGAAGCtcggctcgtccttggcctcggcgatgtAGTACCCATACTCGGCCTTGGAGTCGGCCGTGGCAATGTACGGCACACCGAGGATCTGCATGATGCGGTCGAGAAGGCCGtggacgacctcgaagcCCGCCTTGTGGTTGATGTAGACGGCCCCGAGGTGACGCTCGTTCCGAGAGCGCcggtcgagctcggggcGCTGGAAGGCGACGTCGCTGACCTCGAACACCttgagggggagggggacgGCCTTGttctcgcgcgccgtctTCAGGAGGCCGGGAACGAGGGACGTGCGCACAACCTGGAACTCGGTCGTCTTGGGGTTGGCCAGGCGGATGCACTCGCCACCAGGGTCCTTGCGCAGGAGCCAAGCGTAGTTCTCGTCGTGGCTGCACAGGATGTAGGGGAGGCACTCGGTCCAGCCGGCCATTGCACACTCCTTGCGCAGgatgtcgccgagcttgttgaCTGGCGTGGGCTTGGCGACCGTCGCCGACCCTTCCATGGAAGTCGGCAGGTTGTTGTACCCGTACGCGATGGCCGCGTCCTCCATAATGTCACACTCGTGCAGGATGTCAGGACGCGTGCAGGGCacgagcacgtcgagcaCATCGTGGTCCGCCTCGGACACGGTAGCGGCCAGCGACATCTTGGTCAAGAGACCAGCCCACTCCTCGGTGGAGAGGTCGAGACCCGCCGCGGCGTTGATGTAGGCATGCGACGCGGTCGTCttgcgcggcgcgacgtTGGGCGTGAGGGTGGTCGTGCCGTCGGGGTAGTGGATCTTGACAGGCTCGACCTCGAACGGCACCTTGCAGTACTCAGCGAACATGGTTGCCATGAGCATGACAACAATGTCTAGCTTGGTCTTATCCGTGGCAGTCACGTCAACGAAGATGTTAGTGGTCTTGCCAGCGACGATCTTGGagtctggtgtgagtgcGTTCAGAAATCACATCGCGCAGCCAAACCGCAACCAGATAGGTTGGCTGGCAACAGGCGTCTGGCTTGCACGTCCCACACACTCACGCTGCGAGTTGATGACCGGCGGCATCGACAGCACGCGATCGTGCTTGTCGTAGATGATGGGGTAGCCTGGCGCGTCACGGATAATGGGGAGGTACTTGGACAAATGCCTGTCGCTGTCGTACAGCTCCAtgagctgcgcggcggTGTACTCGGTGTCCTTGTTCAAAGGGGCAAACTTGATCTGGTGCGGGTCGCGGCACATGTAGCGGAAGGGACCCTCGATCGTGTCCAGGTCGTGCGTGCCGATGGCGACAAACTTGCGCTGTCGGCACAGGTTGTGGTGCAGCTTGTCCTGGAGATCAATGAACGAGTTGTACTCCAGGTCGTTCATcgggcgcgcgaggcggaggacggcggcggcaaaGTACGGACGCAGCGGCGACGTGCTGGGCTCGATGAACGCCTCCTGAGTCGGCTTCGCGAGGGTGTATGACGTGGGCGCCTCGCGGCCCAAGAAGACGCGAAGGGAGCGCGCGAGGCCCTCGGAGCACAGAAGGTCGTAGCGGTTGGCGGGGATCTCGATCTTGAGCTGTGGCGCCTCGGTTGGGAGGCCGGCCTTGCGGGCTGCCTCAACGTCGGCCGTTGTCTGCGGTCAGTGCGCGCAGACGCACGGAGctcacgtcctcgtccagctcgacacCGAAATCGAAGCACAGCTCGTCAAACTCCTCGGTAGCTGGTGTCAGATTGCGCGCAAGAGTTGCGCTTACTGTACTCGCTGCCGATGCGGCGGTAGAAGTCAGCCTTGTCGACAGAGATGGTCGGCTGCGCGTGAGCGGGGCATGACTCGGCCGTAGCGTAAAACGTACCATGGCGGCGGATCACGTTTGAGTGGGGGAGTCTAGAGAAGGGAGCTGCCGAGACAGCGTTTTAGTGGTTGGTCAACAGAGATGATGAGATGGACGTTCGACTTTGAACTCGCTCGTAACTTGAGGCTCCAACCACGTGGCCAACTGCAATTTCGAGTCCATCGTCCAGAACCTCCACCGCACATGCCGCACACAACCACAACACAGGCCATCATGGTAGTGATGCATAGAAATACGCCTAGAGTTCATCACGAGAGTGCTCGGCACTGTCGGTGCTGGAATCGGGCCATGCGTCCCAGTCCGACGCCTCCGTCACGATCTCATCCCCCACATCAGCCGGCTCTGCGGCGGGCGCTGCGGCGGGCGTACCCTCGGTCGGCTCAAGCTCAGGCTGTGCCTCGTGCACCACAGGCTGGGCGTGCGTGACACCAGGAGTCGctacctcctcctcggcagcctcctcAGGCTCGGCTGTGGGCACTGGCTCCTCAGGCTCGGCAGccggcgcgtcctcgaccggCGTGCCGCCAGCggcctcatcctcggccgccttcttggccgcctcaCGTTCACGGCGGAGGcggtcgcggcgctcgatctcgtccatcttgGCCTGGAGGCGGGTGCGCCGGGCCGCCGCAtcctccgtctccgcaGCATTTGGTGAAGCCGCATCCGAAGCCGAGGCAGAAGCCttggtcgaggtcgagctcggctcCTTGGCCACCCTTTCAACCTCGCGGATGTCACCCTCAATTGCCGCCTCGAGCCACTCGAGCAGTGCGTTGAACTTGAGCGCGCCTGCGTACTCGGagaccttgtccttgcccgCCTCCCAGAACAACATGCGGGGACCCTCACCACTTTCGAGCCCCAGATCAGACACAATGGCGCCTTTCACGTCCTTGACGTAGCCGAGATGTGCCTGGTGTcagaaggaggatgagaaATGAGGTGGTACCTTGCCAGTCAGACGATGACCGAGAACCTTCCAGATGAACGGGATGGATGGCTGCGACGGGTGCACTAGCAGGGCATGGGGAAGCGAGCCCTTCTGTATGTCAGCTCAGCCCATATGTATTTCGGTTTACGTCAGCGAGGAAGCCAGTCACCACCTTGCTGGCGCCGCCATCCACGCGGAGCTTCTTGACGCGGTCCGGTACCATCGTCTTAGCGTAATCGACAAAGGCGCCCTTCTTGCGCTCGCCATTGTagtcgcgcgcggcgcctTTGCCGGCCTTGGGAAAGGCCTTGATTGTCGGGAATCCCTGGATGCCATACTCGGCGCACAGTGCCTTGTTCTGG from Cutaneotrichosporon cavernicola HIS019 DNA, chromosome: 7b encodes:
- a CDS encoding uncharacterized protein (Protein disulfide isomerase), whose product is MHLPTLTAALLVAPLLAAAGMYSKPVINIDAKDFKKAMSKEHAAMVAFVAPWCGHCKNMAPEFSAAASSLDPFIPFYAVDCDASQNKALCAEYGIQGFPTIKAFPKAGKGAARDYNGERKKGAFVDYAKTMVPDRVKKLRVDGGASKVVTGFLADKGSLPHALLVHPSQPSIPFIWKVLGHRLTGKAHLGYVKDVKGAIVSDLGLESGEGPRMLFWEAGKDKVSEYAGALKFNALLEWLEAAIEGDIREVERVAKEPSSTSTKASASASDAASPNAAETEDAAARRTRLQAKMDEIERRDRLRREREAAKKAAEDEAAGGTPVEDAPAAEPEEPVPTAEPEEAAEEEVATPGVTHAQPVVHEAQPELEPTEGTPAAAPAAEPADVGDEIVTEASDWDAWPDSSTDSAEHSRDEL
- the FRS1 gene encoding uncharacterized protein (phenylalanyl-tRNA synthetase beta chain), which produces MPTISVDKADFYRRIGSEYTTEEFDELCFDFGVELDEDTTADVEAARKAGLPTEAPQLKIEIPANRYDLLCSEGLARSLRVFLGREAPTSYTLAKPTQEAFIEPSTSPLRPYFAAAVLRLARPMNDLEYNSFIDLQDKLHHNLCRQRKFVAIGTHDLDTIEGPFRYMCRDPHQIKFAPLNKDTEYTAAQLMELYDSDRHLSKYLPIIRDAPGYPIIYDKHDRVLSMPPVINSQHSKIVAGKTTNIFVDVTATDKTKLDIVVMLMATMFAEYCKVPFEVEPVKIHYPDGTTTLTPNVAPRKTTASHAYINAAAGLDLSTEEWAGLLTKMSLAATVSEADHDVLDVLVPCTRPDILHECDIMEDAAIAYGYNNLPTSMEGSATVAKPTPVNKLGDILRKECAMAGWTECLPYILCSHDENYAWLLRKDPGGECIRLANPKTTEFQVVRTSLVPGLLKTARENKAVPLPLKVFEVSDVAFQRPELDRRSRNERHLGAVYINHKAGFEVVHGLLDRIMQILGVPYIATADSKAEYGYYIAEAKDEPSFLPGRAAHVFLRPRQKSQKKGGPLETAASALKAALPGQDIKLGQLGILHPEVLANFDLTRPASTLEINIEPLL